One region of Palaemon carinicauda isolate YSFRI2023 chromosome 40, ASM3689809v2, whole genome shotgun sequence genomic DNA includes:
- the LOC137631604 gene encoding uncharacterized protein — MDMKWWKNFLLILPLVVGITCEIDIKSGALIQNHGKGELLTDFAVVKINVNSILEREEHLNQLDKELRKCILTHSDSAFVEVLRNLQGKIEDIVRPQRNKRSLLPFVGSAFSALFGVATENDVRGLTDRVELIEKWANQKGNLISTLIENNNKNVENIKKMVEFINQVNVNVSDKIGDLEQVFKLIHEVEIEIGDHKESVNGLINAQKGILSPAIISPKTLKEIIDWCMVNSHSKPLLEDIFWYYTMSTVKVTKGYLLVLIPFKGMNLFDLYTIHPFPVKIGNATIIWNHPKVRLALDKNKLLMIILEEGDLEQCVLISESQSMCNFVQIKQPMSNFPCIQGIFFENYELMRECKFETFALPYRALRLGNEIFVYVQNTKNAEVTCDGKTQTFQLGNLKSFADSCSVVINDYLYYVPSVFLHYELNQSSIAKSYENKINHFQLDKLTVVENVAMPLDNDYVLFYKKDVAPFLTMCNVFLIVLVTVVTYNVVKYLVFRKLERINELLLVITGKPKE, encoded by the exons atggatat gaagtggtggaaaaacttccttctgatcctacccctggtggtcggtatcacttgcgaaatagacattaaaagtggggccttgatacaaaatcatggaaaaggtgaactgttaacagattttgctgtagtaaaaattaatgtcaattcaatattagaaagggaagaacatttgaaccagttagataaagaactacggaagtgcatactaacccatagtgattctgcctttgtagaagtattaagaaatttacagggtaaaattgaagacattgtcaggcctcaaagaaacaagagatctttgttaccttttgtaggaagtgcctttagtgctttgtttggagtggctacagaaaacgatgtaagaggtttgactgatcgtgtagaactaatcgagaaatgggctaatcagaagggtaatcttataagtactctaatagaaaataataataagaatgtagagaacataaaaaagatggtggaatttattaatcaagttaacgtgaatgtttctgataaaataggtgacctagaacaagtgtttaagttgattcatgaagtagaaatcgagattggtgatcacaaggaatctgtgaacggactaataaatgcacaaaagggaatactcagccctgctatcatttctccaaaaactttgaaagaaattatcgattggtgtatggtaaatagccattccaagcctttgctagaagatatattttggtattacacaatgtcaactgtgaaagtaacaaaagggtatttgttggtattgatccccttcaagggtatgaatttgtttgacctatatacaatacatcctttcccagttaagataggaaatgcaacaataatttggaaccatccgaaggttcgtctagcattggataagaacaagttgttgatgattattttagaagaaggtgatttagaacagtgtgtgttgataagtgaaagtcaatccatgtgcaattttgtgcaaattaaacaacctatgagcaattttccgtgtatccaaggtattttctttgagaattatgagttgatgagagagtgtaaatttgaaacttttgctttgccatacagggcattacgtttaggtaatgagatttttgtttatgtacaaaatactaaaaatgcagaagttacttgtgatgggaagactcaaacatttcagttaggaaacttgaagtcatttgcagattcttgctcagtagtgataaatgattatctctattatgtaccaagtgtgtttttgcattatgagttaaatcaatcttccattgcaaagagttacgagaacaagattaatcattttcagctagacaaattaacagtggtagaaaatgtggcaatgccacttgataatgattatgttctgttttacaagaaagatgttgcaccatttctgactatgtgtaatgtgtttttgattgtacttgttactgtggtaacgtataatgtggtgaagtatttggttttcagaaaattggaaaggattaatgagttgctactagttattactgggaaacctaaagaatag